In the genome of Ananas comosus cultivar F153 linkage group 11, ASM154086v1, whole genome shotgun sequence, one region contains:
- the LOC109717446 gene encoding serine/threonine protein phosphatase 2A 55 kDa regulatory subunit B beta isoform-like isoform X2 produces MSANGDGGSAAAAAPPPPPLEWKFSQVFGERAAGEEVHEVDIISAIEFDKSGNYLATGDRGGRVVLFERTDLKNNIHRRDLERADCPISRHPEFRYKTEFQSHEPEFDYLKSLEIEEKINKIRWCQTANGALSLLSTNDKTIKLWKVQEKKVKKVSKMNLDPLHAQANGSSASPSVFLPNGGCSESPYTHARNDLSFHPGGIPSLQLPVVSSQETSLVARCRRVYTHAHDYHINSISNNSDGETFISADDLRINLWNLEISNQSFNIVDMKPANMEDLTEVITSAEFHPSHCNILAYSSSKGSIRLIDLRQSALCDNHSQLFEEHETSRSFFTEIIASISDIKFSKDGRHILSRDYMTLKLWDINVNSGPVATFQVHEYLRPKLCDLYENDSIFDKFECCLSGDGLRVATGSYSNLFRVFGCVPGSEEATTLEASKNPMRRPTQNVARPPRPSSSATRAVRRGKFQQERKPRVSMPMGTHLTPLRSCCIWLGIQPKTQSPVLLQTACTSTMRKNKVKKKKKPSLSLRKCFVFCSREVRLDSGFFVGAVAMLFKDLNYVIVPLLRR; encoded by the exons ATGAGCGCGAACGGGGACGGggggagcgcggcggcggcagcgccgccgccaccgccgctggAGTGGAAATTCTCGCAGGTGTTCGGCGAGCGGGCCGCGGGAGAGGAGGTGCATGAAG TTGACATTATATCAGCAATAGAGTTTGATAAATCTGGGAATTATCTTGCTACTGGGGATAGAGGAGGGCGTGTTGTTTTATTTGAGAGGACAGACCTCAAGAAT AACATCCATCGAAGGGATCTAGAGAGAGCAGATTGTCCAATCAGCAGGCATCCTGAATTCCGCTACAAAACTGAGTTTCAAAGTCATGAACCAGAG TTTGATTATCTTAAAAGTTTGGAAATAGAAGAGAAGATCAACAAGATTAGATGGTGTCAAACCGCTAATGGTGCCTTGTCTCTCCTCTCCACGAATGACAAAACAATTAAGTTGTGGAAG GTGCAAGAAAAGAAGGtgaaaaaagtttcaaaaatgaacTTGGATCCTTTGCATGCACAAGCCAATGGTAGTTCAGCTAGTCCCAGTGTATTTCTCCCCAATGGTGGATGTTCAGAAAGCCCCTACACCCATGCAAGAAATGATTTATCATTTCATCCAGGCGGAATTCCATCACTACAATTACCTGTG gtcAGTAGCCAAGAAACCAGCCTTGTTGCTAGATGTCGAAGAGTATATACTCATGCACATGATTATCACATCAATTCCATCTCGAATAACAG CGATGGCGAGACTTTCATATCAGCAGATGATTTGCGGATAAATCTTTGGAACTTAGAAATTAGTAACCAGAGTTTTAATATTGTTGATATGAAGCCTGCAAATATGGAGGATCTTACTG AGGTGATAACATCTGCTGAGTTCCACCCCAGTCACTGTAATATATTGGCATACAGTAGCTCGAAGGGCTCAATTCGACTTATCGATTTGAGGCAATCAGCTTTATGCGATAACCATTCCCAGTT GTTTGAGGAGCATGAGACATCAAGGTCTTTCTTCACTGAAATTATTGCTTCAATTTCAGATATAAAATTCTCGAAAGACGGAAGGCATATTTTGAGTCGTGATTATATGACTCTTAAG CTATGGGATATAAATGTGAACTCCGGTCCTGTTGCTACGTTTCAGGTTCATGAATATTTAAGACCTAAG CTTTGTGATTTATATGAAAATGACTCAATCTTTGACAAATTTGAGTGTTGTCTAAGTGGTGATGGATTACGAGTAGCCACTGGTTCTTACAG TAACCTTTTCCGTGTATTCGGTTGTGTTCCGGGAAGCGAGGAGGCTACAACTTTAGAAGCAAGTAAAAATCCAATGAG GAGGCCAACTCAAAATGTTGCAAGGCCTCCAAGACCTTCAAGCAGTGCAACACGTGCTGTTCGGCGAG GGAAATTTCAACAGGAGCGGAAACCTCGGGTGTCGATGCCAATGGGAACTCATTTGACTCCACTTCGAAGTTGCTGCATTTGGCTTGGCATCCAACCGAAAACTCAATCGCCTGTGCTGCTGCAAACAGCTTGTACATCTACTATGCGTAAAAACAAAGTGAAAAAGAAG AAAAAGCCGTCTCTCTCCCTGAGGAAGTGCTTCGTCTTTTGTTCCCGGGAGGTGCGGCTTGATTCTGGTTTCTTTGTGGGGGCGGTTGCAATGTTGTTCAAGGATCTAAATTATGTAATTGTACCTTTATTACGACGGTAA
- the LOC109717446 gene encoding serine/threonine protein phosphatase 2A 55 kDa regulatory subunit B beta isoform-like isoform X1 has translation MSANGDGGSAAAAAPPPPPLEWKFSQVFGERAAGEEVHEVDIISAIEFDKSGNYLATGDRGGRVVLFERTDLKNNIHRRDLERADCPISRHPEFRYKTEFQSHEPEFDYLKSLEIEEKINKIRWCQTANGALSLLSTNDKTIKLWKVQEKKVKKVSKMNLDPLHAQANGSSASPSVFLPNGGCSESPYTHARNDLSFHPGGIPSLQLPVVVSSQETSLVARCRRVYTHAHDYHINSISNNSDGETFISADDLRINLWNLEISNQSFNIVDMKPANMEDLTEVITSAEFHPSHCNILAYSSSKGSIRLIDLRQSALCDNHSQLFEEHETSRSFFTEIIASISDIKFSKDGRHILSRDYMTLKLWDINVNSGPVATFQVHEYLRPKLCDLYENDSIFDKFECCLSGDGLRVATGSYSNLFRVFGCVPGSEEATTLEASKNPMRRPTQNVARPPRPSSSATRAVRRGKFQQERKPRVSMPMGTHLTPLRSCCIWLGIQPKTQSPVLLQTACTSTMRKNKVKKKKKPSLSLRKCFVFCSREVRLDSGFFVGAVAMLFKDLNYVIVPLLRR, from the exons ATGAGCGCGAACGGGGACGGggggagcgcggcggcggcagcgccgccgccaccgccgctggAGTGGAAATTCTCGCAGGTGTTCGGCGAGCGGGCCGCGGGAGAGGAGGTGCATGAAG TTGACATTATATCAGCAATAGAGTTTGATAAATCTGGGAATTATCTTGCTACTGGGGATAGAGGAGGGCGTGTTGTTTTATTTGAGAGGACAGACCTCAAGAAT AACATCCATCGAAGGGATCTAGAGAGAGCAGATTGTCCAATCAGCAGGCATCCTGAATTCCGCTACAAAACTGAGTTTCAAAGTCATGAACCAGAG TTTGATTATCTTAAAAGTTTGGAAATAGAAGAGAAGATCAACAAGATTAGATGGTGTCAAACCGCTAATGGTGCCTTGTCTCTCCTCTCCACGAATGACAAAACAATTAAGTTGTGGAAG GTGCAAGAAAAGAAGGtgaaaaaagtttcaaaaatgaacTTGGATCCTTTGCATGCACAAGCCAATGGTAGTTCAGCTAGTCCCAGTGTATTTCTCCCCAATGGTGGATGTTCAGAAAGCCCCTACACCCATGCAAGAAATGATTTATCATTTCATCCAGGCGGAATTCCATCACTACAATTACCTGTGGTA gtcAGTAGCCAAGAAACCAGCCTTGTTGCTAGATGTCGAAGAGTATATACTCATGCACATGATTATCACATCAATTCCATCTCGAATAACAG CGATGGCGAGACTTTCATATCAGCAGATGATTTGCGGATAAATCTTTGGAACTTAGAAATTAGTAACCAGAGTTTTAATATTGTTGATATGAAGCCTGCAAATATGGAGGATCTTACTG AGGTGATAACATCTGCTGAGTTCCACCCCAGTCACTGTAATATATTGGCATACAGTAGCTCGAAGGGCTCAATTCGACTTATCGATTTGAGGCAATCAGCTTTATGCGATAACCATTCCCAGTT GTTTGAGGAGCATGAGACATCAAGGTCTTTCTTCACTGAAATTATTGCTTCAATTTCAGATATAAAATTCTCGAAAGACGGAAGGCATATTTTGAGTCGTGATTATATGACTCTTAAG CTATGGGATATAAATGTGAACTCCGGTCCTGTTGCTACGTTTCAGGTTCATGAATATTTAAGACCTAAG CTTTGTGATTTATATGAAAATGACTCAATCTTTGACAAATTTGAGTGTTGTCTAAGTGGTGATGGATTACGAGTAGCCACTGGTTCTTACAG TAACCTTTTCCGTGTATTCGGTTGTGTTCCGGGAAGCGAGGAGGCTACAACTTTAGAAGCAAGTAAAAATCCAATGAG GAGGCCAACTCAAAATGTTGCAAGGCCTCCAAGACCTTCAAGCAGTGCAACACGTGCTGTTCGGCGAG GGAAATTTCAACAGGAGCGGAAACCTCGGGTGTCGATGCCAATGGGAACTCATTTGACTCCACTTCGAAGTTGCTGCATTTGGCTTGGCATCCAACCGAAAACTCAATCGCCTGTGCTGCTGCAAACAGCTTGTACATCTACTATGCGTAAAAACAAAGTGAAAAAGAAG AAAAAGCCGTCTCTCTCCCTGAGGAAGTGCTTCGTCTTTTGTTCCCGGGAGGTGCGGCTTGATTCTGGTTTCTTTGTGGGGGCGGTTGCAATGTTGTTCAAGGATCTAAATTATGTAATTGTACCTTTATTACGACGGTAA
- the LOC109717446 gene encoding serine/threonine protein phosphatase 2A 55 kDa regulatory subunit B beta isoform-like isoform X5 yields MKNIHRRDLERADCPISRHPEFRYKTEFQSHEPEFDYLKSLEIEEKINKIRWCQTANGALSLLSTNDKTIKLWKVQEKKVKKVSKMNLDPLHAQANGSSASPSVFLPNGGCSESPYTHARNDLSFHPGGIPSLQLPVVVSSQETSLVARCRRVYTHAHDYHINSISNNSDGETFISADDLRINLWNLEISNQSFNIVDMKPANMEDLTEVITSAEFHPSHCNILAYSSSKGSIRLIDLRQSALCDNHSQLFEEHETSRSFFTEIIASISDIKFSKDGRHILSRDYMTLKLWDINVNSGPVATFQVHEYLRPKLCDLYENDSIFDKFECCLSGDGLRVATGSYSNLFRVFGCVPGSEEATTLEASKNPMRRPTQNVARPPRPSSSATRAVRRGKFQQERKPRVSMPMGTHLTPLRSCCIWLGIQPKTQSPVLLQTACTSTMRKNKVKKKKKPSLSLRKCFVFCSREVRLDSGFFVGAVAMLFKDLNYVIVPLLRR; encoded by the exons ATGAAG AACATCCATCGAAGGGATCTAGAGAGAGCAGATTGTCCAATCAGCAGGCATCCTGAATTCCGCTACAAAACTGAGTTTCAAAGTCATGAACCAGAG TTTGATTATCTTAAAAGTTTGGAAATAGAAGAGAAGATCAACAAGATTAGATGGTGTCAAACCGCTAATGGTGCCTTGTCTCTCCTCTCCACGAATGACAAAACAATTAAGTTGTGGAAG GTGCAAGAAAAGAAGGtgaaaaaagtttcaaaaatgaacTTGGATCCTTTGCATGCACAAGCCAATGGTAGTTCAGCTAGTCCCAGTGTATTTCTCCCCAATGGTGGATGTTCAGAAAGCCCCTACACCCATGCAAGAAATGATTTATCATTTCATCCAGGCGGAATTCCATCACTACAATTACCTGTGGTA gtcAGTAGCCAAGAAACCAGCCTTGTTGCTAGATGTCGAAGAGTATATACTCATGCACATGATTATCACATCAATTCCATCTCGAATAACAG CGATGGCGAGACTTTCATATCAGCAGATGATTTGCGGATAAATCTTTGGAACTTAGAAATTAGTAACCAGAGTTTTAATATTGTTGATATGAAGCCTGCAAATATGGAGGATCTTACTG AGGTGATAACATCTGCTGAGTTCCACCCCAGTCACTGTAATATATTGGCATACAGTAGCTCGAAGGGCTCAATTCGACTTATCGATTTGAGGCAATCAGCTTTATGCGATAACCATTCCCAGTT GTTTGAGGAGCATGAGACATCAAGGTCTTTCTTCACTGAAATTATTGCTTCAATTTCAGATATAAAATTCTCGAAAGACGGAAGGCATATTTTGAGTCGTGATTATATGACTCTTAAG CTATGGGATATAAATGTGAACTCCGGTCCTGTTGCTACGTTTCAGGTTCATGAATATTTAAGACCTAAG CTTTGTGATTTATATGAAAATGACTCAATCTTTGACAAATTTGAGTGTTGTCTAAGTGGTGATGGATTACGAGTAGCCACTGGTTCTTACAG TAACCTTTTCCGTGTATTCGGTTGTGTTCCGGGAAGCGAGGAGGCTACAACTTTAGAAGCAAGTAAAAATCCAATGAG GAGGCCAACTCAAAATGTTGCAAGGCCTCCAAGACCTTCAAGCAGTGCAACACGTGCTGTTCGGCGAG GGAAATTTCAACAGGAGCGGAAACCTCGGGTGTCGATGCCAATGGGAACTCATTTGACTCCACTTCGAAGTTGCTGCATTTGGCTTGGCATCCAACCGAAAACTCAATCGCCTGTGCTGCTGCAAACAGCTTGTACATCTACTATGCGTAAAAACAAAGTGAAAAAGAAG AAAAAGCCGTCTCTCTCCCTGAGGAAGTGCTTCGTCTTTTGTTCCCGGGAGGTGCGGCTTGATTCTGGTTTCTTTGTGGGGGCGGTTGCAATGTTGTTCAAGGATCTAAATTATGTAATTGTACCTTTATTACGACGGTAA
- the LOC109717446 gene encoding serine/threonine protein phosphatase 2A 55 kDa regulatory subunit B beta isoform-like isoform X4, whose translation MSANGDGGSAAAAAPPPPPLEWKFSQVFGERAAGEEVHEVDIISAIEFDKSGNYLATGDRGGRVVLFERTDLKNNIHRRDLERADCPISRHPEFRYKTEFQSHEPEFDYLKSLEIEEKINKIRWCQTANGALSLLSTNDKTIKLWKVQEKKVKKVSKMNLDPLHAQANGSSASPSVFLPNGGCSESPYTHARNDLSFHPGGIPSLQLPVVSSQETSLVARCRRVYTHAHDYHINSISNNSDGETFISADDLRINLWNLEISNQSFNIVDMKPANMEDLTEVITSAEFHPSHCNILAYSSSKGSIRLIDLRQSALCDNHSQLFEEHETSRSFFTEIIASISDIKFSKDGRHILSRDYMTLKLWDINVNSGPVATFQVHEYLRPKLCDLYENDSIFDKFECCLSGDGLRVATGSYSNLFRVFGCVPGSEEATTLEASKNPMRRPTQNVARPPRPSSSATRAVRRGAETSGVDANGNSFDSTSKLLHLAWHPTENSIACAAANSLYIYYA comes from the exons ATGAGCGCGAACGGGGACGGggggagcgcggcggcggcagcgccgccgccaccgccgctggAGTGGAAATTCTCGCAGGTGTTCGGCGAGCGGGCCGCGGGAGAGGAGGTGCATGAAG TTGACATTATATCAGCAATAGAGTTTGATAAATCTGGGAATTATCTTGCTACTGGGGATAGAGGAGGGCGTGTTGTTTTATTTGAGAGGACAGACCTCAAGAAT AACATCCATCGAAGGGATCTAGAGAGAGCAGATTGTCCAATCAGCAGGCATCCTGAATTCCGCTACAAAACTGAGTTTCAAAGTCATGAACCAGAG TTTGATTATCTTAAAAGTTTGGAAATAGAAGAGAAGATCAACAAGATTAGATGGTGTCAAACCGCTAATGGTGCCTTGTCTCTCCTCTCCACGAATGACAAAACAATTAAGTTGTGGAAG GTGCAAGAAAAGAAGGtgaaaaaagtttcaaaaatgaacTTGGATCCTTTGCATGCACAAGCCAATGGTAGTTCAGCTAGTCCCAGTGTATTTCTCCCCAATGGTGGATGTTCAGAAAGCCCCTACACCCATGCAAGAAATGATTTATCATTTCATCCAGGCGGAATTCCATCACTACAATTACCTGTG gtcAGTAGCCAAGAAACCAGCCTTGTTGCTAGATGTCGAAGAGTATATACTCATGCACATGATTATCACATCAATTCCATCTCGAATAACAG CGATGGCGAGACTTTCATATCAGCAGATGATTTGCGGATAAATCTTTGGAACTTAGAAATTAGTAACCAGAGTTTTAATATTGTTGATATGAAGCCTGCAAATATGGAGGATCTTACTG AGGTGATAACATCTGCTGAGTTCCACCCCAGTCACTGTAATATATTGGCATACAGTAGCTCGAAGGGCTCAATTCGACTTATCGATTTGAGGCAATCAGCTTTATGCGATAACCATTCCCAGTT GTTTGAGGAGCATGAGACATCAAGGTCTTTCTTCACTGAAATTATTGCTTCAATTTCAGATATAAAATTCTCGAAAGACGGAAGGCATATTTTGAGTCGTGATTATATGACTCTTAAG CTATGGGATATAAATGTGAACTCCGGTCCTGTTGCTACGTTTCAGGTTCATGAATATTTAAGACCTAAG CTTTGTGATTTATATGAAAATGACTCAATCTTTGACAAATTTGAGTGTTGTCTAAGTGGTGATGGATTACGAGTAGCCACTGGTTCTTACAG TAACCTTTTCCGTGTATTCGGTTGTGTTCCGGGAAGCGAGGAGGCTACAACTTTAGAAGCAAGTAAAAATCCAATGAG GAGGCCAACTCAAAATGTTGCAAGGCCTCCAAGACCTTCAAGCAGTGCAACACGTGCTGTTCGGCGAG GAGCGGAAACCTCGGGTGTCGATGCCAATGGGAACTCATTTGACTCCACTTCGAAGTTGCTGCATTTGGCTTGGCATCCAACCGAAAACTCAATCGCCTGTGCTGCTGCAAACAGCTTGTACATCTACTATGCGTAA
- the LOC109717446 gene encoding serine/threonine protein phosphatase 2A 55 kDa regulatory subunit B beta isoform-like isoform X3 translates to MSANGDGGSAAAAAPPPPPLEWKFSQVFGERAAGEEVHEVDIISAIEFDKSGNYLATGDRGGRVVLFERTDLKNNIHRRDLERADCPISRHPEFRYKTEFQSHEPEFDYLKSLEIEEKINKIRWCQTANGALSLLSTNDKTIKLWKVQEKKVKKVSKMNLDPLHAQANGSSASPSVFLPNGGCSESPYTHARNDLSFHPGGIPSLQLPVVVSSQETSLVARCRRVYTHAHDYHINSISNNSDGETFISADDLRINLWNLEISNQSFNIVDMKPANMEDLTEVITSAEFHPSHCNILAYSSSKGSIRLIDLRQSALCDNHSQLFEEHETSRSFFTEIIASISDIKFSKDGRHILSRDYMTLKLWDINVNSGPVATFQVHEYLRPKLCDLYENDSIFDKFECCLSGDGLRVATGSYSNLFRVFGCVPGSEEATTLEASKNPMRRPTQNVARPPRPSSSATRAVRRGAETSGVDANGNSFDSTSKLLHLAWHPTENSIACAAANSLYIYYA, encoded by the exons ATGAGCGCGAACGGGGACGGggggagcgcggcggcggcagcgccgccgccaccgccgctggAGTGGAAATTCTCGCAGGTGTTCGGCGAGCGGGCCGCGGGAGAGGAGGTGCATGAAG TTGACATTATATCAGCAATAGAGTTTGATAAATCTGGGAATTATCTTGCTACTGGGGATAGAGGAGGGCGTGTTGTTTTATTTGAGAGGACAGACCTCAAGAAT AACATCCATCGAAGGGATCTAGAGAGAGCAGATTGTCCAATCAGCAGGCATCCTGAATTCCGCTACAAAACTGAGTTTCAAAGTCATGAACCAGAG TTTGATTATCTTAAAAGTTTGGAAATAGAAGAGAAGATCAACAAGATTAGATGGTGTCAAACCGCTAATGGTGCCTTGTCTCTCCTCTCCACGAATGACAAAACAATTAAGTTGTGGAAG GTGCAAGAAAAGAAGGtgaaaaaagtttcaaaaatgaacTTGGATCCTTTGCATGCACAAGCCAATGGTAGTTCAGCTAGTCCCAGTGTATTTCTCCCCAATGGTGGATGTTCAGAAAGCCCCTACACCCATGCAAGAAATGATTTATCATTTCATCCAGGCGGAATTCCATCACTACAATTACCTGTGGTA gtcAGTAGCCAAGAAACCAGCCTTGTTGCTAGATGTCGAAGAGTATATACTCATGCACATGATTATCACATCAATTCCATCTCGAATAACAG CGATGGCGAGACTTTCATATCAGCAGATGATTTGCGGATAAATCTTTGGAACTTAGAAATTAGTAACCAGAGTTTTAATATTGTTGATATGAAGCCTGCAAATATGGAGGATCTTACTG AGGTGATAACATCTGCTGAGTTCCACCCCAGTCACTGTAATATATTGGCATACAGTAGCTCGAAGGGCTCAATTCGACTTATCGATTTGAGGCAATCAGCTTTATGCGATAACCATTCCCAGTT GTTTGAGGAGCATGAGACATCAAGGTCTTTCTTCACTGAAATTATTGCTTCAATTTCAGATATAAAATTCTCGAAAGACGGAAGGCATATTTTGAGTCGTGATTATATGACTCTTAAG CTATGGGATATAAATGTGAACTCCGGTCCTGTTGCTACGTTTCAGGTTCATGAATATTTAAGACCTAAG CTTTGTGATTTATATGAAAATGACTCAATCTTTGACAAATTTGAGTGTTGTCTAAGTGGTGATGGATTACGAGTAGCCACTGGTTCTTACAG TAACCTTTTCCGTGTATTCGGTTGTGTTCCGGGAAGCGAGGAGGCTACAACTTTAGAAGCAAGTAAAAATCCAATGAG GAGGCCAACTCAAAATGTTGCAAGGCCTCCAAGACCTTCAAGCAGTGCAACACGTGCTGTTCGGCGAG GAGCGGAAACCTCGGGTGTCGATGCCAATGGGAACTCATTTGACTCCACTTCGAAGTTGCTGCATTTGGCTTGGCATCCAACCGAAAACTCAATCGCCTGTGCTGCTGCAAACAGCTTGTACATCTACTATGCGTAA
- the LOC109716936 gene encoding uncharacterized protein LOC109716936, with product MASKLNQLRAKAAQASQLVTKHGCAYYKELLESNKKYIVDPPTVETCQELSKKLFYTRLASIPGRYEAFWKELDGVKHIWKNRKDLKVEDAGIAALFGLELYAWFCVGEIVGRGFTFTGYYV from the exons ATGGCCTCGAAGCTGAACCAGCTTCGGGCAAAAGCCGCTCAGGCTTCGCAACTCGTGACGAAGCACGGTTGCGCGTACTATAAGGAGCTTTTGGAGAGCAACAAGAAGTACATTGTGGATCCGCCCACGGTAGAGACGTGCCAGGAGTTGTCAAAGAAGCTCTTTTACACGCGCCTCGCAAG caTTCCTGGTCGCTATGAAGCATTTTGGAAGGAGCTTGATGGCGTAAAGCACATATGGAAGAACCGCAAGGATCTCAAGGTTGAGGATGCCGGCATTGCTGCCTTGTTTGGGCTCGAGTTGTATGCATGGTTCTGTGTCGGTGAGATCGTAGGAAGAGGGTTCACTTTTACTGGCTATTATGTTTGA
- the LOC109717042 gene encoding E3 ubiquitin-protein ligase SINAT5-like yields MELDSVECVSTIDEGEATTLLLHHHHHHHPHGPFSKPNGAGGGGGAPPQGISRSTSVHELLECPVCTNSMYPPIHQCQNGHTLCSTCKLRVHNRCPTCRQELGDIRCLALEKVAESLELPCKYYSLGCPEIFPYYSKLKHEAQCNFRPYNCPYAGSECSVVGDIPFLVAHLRDDHKVDMHSGCTFNHRYVKSNPREVENATWMLTVFNCFGQYFCLHFEAFQLGMAPVYMAFLRFMGDDNDARNFTYSLEVGGNGRKLIWEGTPRSIRDSHRKVRDSHDGLIIQRNMALFFSGGDRKELKLRVTGRIWKEPLNLDGGVCIPNLCT; encoded by the exons ATGGAGTTGGATAGCGTGGAGTGCGTGTCGACGATCGACGAGGGGGAGGCCACcaccctcctcctccaccaccaccaccaccaccacccccacgGCCCCTTCTCCAAGCCCAacggcgccggaggaggaggcggagctcCGCCGCAGGGGATCTCCCGCTCCACCAGCGTGCACGAGTTGCTCGAGTGCCCCGTTTGTACCAATTCCATGTACCCTCCCATCCACCAG TGCCAAAATGGACACACACTATGCTCGACATGTAAATTGCGGGTGCACAACCGCTGCCCTACGTGCAGGCAAGAGCTTGGAGATATCCGATGCCTAGCGTTGGAAAAGGTGGCGGAATCGCTCGAACTCCCATGCAAGTACTACTCCTTGGGTTGCCCCGAAATTTTCCCGTACTACAGCAAGCTCAAACACGAGGCCCAGTGCAACTTCAGGCCGTACAACTGCCCTTACGCCGGATCCGAATGCTCTGTTGTCGGGGATATCCCTTTCTTGGTCGCGCACTTGAGGGACGATCACAAAGTGGACATGCACTCGGGTTGCACCTTCAACCATCGGTACGTGAAATCAAACCCGCGGGAGGTCGAGAATGCTACTTGGATGCTCACT GTCTTCAACTGCTTCGGCCAATACTTCTGCCTGCACTTCGAGGCGTTCCAGCTAGGCATGGCTCCGGTGTACATGGCGTTCCTGCGCTTCATGGGCGACGACAACGACGCGAGGAACTTCACCTACAGCCTCGAGGTGGGGGGGAACGGCCGGAAGCTGATATGGGAAGGCACTCCGCGCAGCATCCGCGACAGCCACCGGAAAGTCCGCGACAGCCACGACGGCCTCATAATCCAAAGAAACATGGCGCTCTTCTTCTCGGGGGGCGACAGGAAGGAGCTGAAGCTGCGCGTGACGGGCCGGATATGGAAGGAGCCGCTGAACCTCGACGGCGGAGTTTGCATACCAAATCTTTGTACCTGA